A genomic stretch from Kribbella amoyensis includes:
- a CDS encoding alkaline phosphatase D family protein: MPVSRRRFLGYGGAGTAAVLLGTGAWDASTTYAAPSGTGNPFTLGVASGDPQYDSVVLWTRLALDPFAVDGHGGMPAKPVRVEYEVARDERFRHIVRRSSVVATPELGHSVHPEITGLQPDHEYFYRYRTGTEVSATGRTRTTPHPYSSPRELRFAFASCNAWQDGYFTAYQHLAAEDLDLVVHLGDYLYESGVKTNKRGVVTDPRFHTETFDLARYRLQYSLYKAEAPLQAAHAAHPWIHTFDDHEVENNWAGDLSQADTEPDQDPVVFRARRAQAFQALYENMPLRHEQMPSGPDIRYHRRLPYGRLADFTILDTRQYRSDQPCGDGASSTCDDRFDPDTTMLGGKQRKWLLDGFRQSRARWQVLGNQTPMGQTDWTPGPETHVWLDPWDGYVAERNKVLEAAQDEGVRNLVVITGDRHQNYALELKRDFADPDSATVGTEFVGTSVTSGGDGSDSTAQGEQFLAANPHLKFFNSQRGYVRVTVDRDKWRSDFRVLPYVSKPDAPISTRATYVVEDRHPHVHLA; encoded by the coding sequence ATGCCAGTCTCCCGTCGTCGGTTCCTGGGCTACGGAGGTGCCGGCACCGCCGCCGTGCTCCTCGGTACCGGGGCCTGGGACGCCTCGACCACCTACGCCGCGCCGTCCGGTACCGGCAACCCGTTCACGCTCGGGGTCGCGTCCGGCGATCCGCAGTACGACAGCGTGGTGCTGTGGACCCGGCTCGCGCTCGACCCGTTCGCGGTGGACGGCCACGGCGGGATGCCGGCCAAGCCGGTGCGGGTGGAGTACGAGGTGGCCCGGGACGAGCGGTTCAGGCACATCGTGCGCCGGTCCAGCGTGGTCGCGACGCCGGAGCTCGGGCACTCGGTGCACCCCGAGATCACCGGGCTGCAGCCCGACCACGAGTACTTCTACCGATACCGTACCGGCACCGAGGTGTCCGCGACCGGCCGGACCCGGACCACGCCGCACCCGTACTCGTCGCCGCGCGAACTGCGGTTCGCCTTCGCCTCGTGCAACGCGTGGCAGGACGGGTACTTCACCGCGTACCAGCACCTGGCGGCCGAGGACCTGGACCTGGTCGTCCACCTCGGCGACTACCTGTACGAGTCCGGGGTGAAGACGAACAAGCGCGGCGTGGTGACGGATCCGCGGTTCCACACCGAGACGTTCGACCTGGCCCGGTACCGGCTGCAGTACTCGCTGTACAAGGCCGAGGCACCGTTGCAGGCGGCGCACGCGGCGCACCCGTGGATCCACACGTTCGACGACCACGAGGTGGAGAACAACTGGGCCGGCGACCTGTCCCAGGCGGACACCGAGCCGGACCAGGACCCGGTGGTGTTCCGGGCCCGGCGCGCGCAGGCGTTCCAGGCGCTGTACGAGAACATGCCGCTGCGGCACGAGCAGATGCCGTCCGGCCCGGACATCCGGTACCACCGGCGGCTCCCGTACGGCCGGCTCGCGGACTTCACCATCCTCGACACCCGGCAGTACCGGTCGGATCAGCCCTGCGGTGACGGCGCCTCGTCGACCTGTGACGACCGGTTCGACCCGGACACCACGATGCTCGGCGGCAAGCAGCGGAAGTGGTTGCTGGACGGCTTCCGGCAGTCCCGGGCGCGCTGGCAGGTGCTGGGCAATCAGACCCCGATGGGCCAGACCGACTGGACCCCCGGCCCGGAGACGCACGTCTGGCTGGACCCGTGGGACGGTTATGTTGCTGAGCGCAACAAGGTGCTCGAGGCCGCGCAGGACGAGGGCGTCCGCAACCTGGTGGTCATCACCGGCGACCGGCACCAGAACTACGCGCTCGAGCTCAAGCGCGACTTCGCCGACCCGGACTCGGCGACGGTGGGTACCGAGTTCGTCGGGACCTCGGTGACCAGCGGCGGGGACGGTTCGGACAGCACCGCCCAGGGCGAGCAGTTCCTGGCCGCGAACCCGCACCTGAAGTTCTTCAACTCCCAGCGCGGCTACGTCCGCGTCACGGTCGACCGGGACAAGTGGCGCTCCGACTTCCGCGTGCTGCCGTACGTCAGCAAGCCGGACGCGCCGATCAGCACCCGCGCGACATACGTGGTGGAGGACCGCCACCCGCACGTCCACCTGGCCTGA